From Enterococcus mundtii, the proteins below share one genomic window:
- a CDS encoding sugar phosphate isomerase/epimerase family protein: MKLNLAARGHDLSHVQTVDDLAKKASQQNISTLQLALSRSFPTLSADGQAINAGMGQYMKNILAKEGISVGILSCYINMIHPDLSVRETVLHQFERYLQYAASFGATMVATETGSVSEAGYTEENFSDEAFLQIVEAIHRLVRAGEKHRMMVGIEPGLNHPLYSLDRVAELVAMIDSDYLGIILDPTNLINAKNYHQQVNLVEEAFERFGEKICGLHMKDYIVSNEEEIIPVNLGTGMIDYEAIVNIAQKHRPYLYIVLEETKDDALKQGVIMLEQVTE; encoded by the coding sequence ATGAAATTAAACCTAGCCGCCAGAGGGCATGACTTGAGCCATGTACAAACCGTGGATGATTTAGCAAAAAAAGCGAGTCAACAAAACATTTCTACGCTACAATTGGCATTAAGTCGTTCATTTCCTACACTTTCAGCAGATGGACAAGCCATCAATGCTGGAATGGGGCAATATATGAAGAATATCCTCGCAAAAGAAGGCATAAGTGTCGGTATATTAAGCTGTTATATCAACATGATCCATCCTGATCTATCTGTTCGTGAAACGGTGCTTCATCAATTTGAACGATATCTCCAATATGCTGCAAGCTTCGGGGCGACGATGGTCGCAACCGAGACGGGGAGCGTGAGTGAAGCGGGTTATACAGAGGAGAACTTTTCAGATGAAGCCTTCTTACAGATCGTTGAAGCCATTCACCGATTAGTGCGAGCTGGAGAAAAACATCGTATGATGGTGGGCATCGAACCAGGCTTGAATCATCCGTTGTATTCATTGGATCGTGTGGCAGAGTTAGTTGCCATGATCGATTCGGACTATCTAGGGATCATTTTAGACCCAACCAATCTAATCAATGCAAAAAACTATCATCAACAAGTAAATTTAGTCGAAGAAGCCTTTGAACGGTTTGGAGAAAAAATTTGCGGATTGCATATGAAAGATTATATTGTTTCTAACGAAGAAGAAATCATCCCGGTAAATCTAGGGACAGGCATGATCGATTATGAAGCCATCGTAAACATCGCACAGAAACATCGTCCTTATCTTTATATCGTCTTAGAAGAAACAAAAGATGATGCACTAAAACAAGGTGTAATCATGTTGGAACAAGTCACCGAATAA
- a CDS encoding AraC family transcriptional regulator, with protein MEKKPINGKQVNTMISDQYEIYHVKDIVSQNKTVYHHHDFYEIHATLEGEAIFYLDGRQFTIQPGNVLLIHSRDLHRIVRQSTDVFERVYMFITPAFLESRSTKWSNLSACFWPIGERRSRILHIEPQVLKEKLSFIDQTLDRKDYGADIRYEQALVEYLIFLNRMVQIEEHISEENFTVPNERLEKMIQFVAKNLSEPLSLKQMEKEFFISKYHVTREFKKHTGFTFHQYVMKKKLLYSKQLLREYGSSSSVYSKCGFASYPHYLRAFKTEFGVTPKEFLKKDLAGEFVHYTHYEEENKDPF; from the coding sequence ATGGAAAAGAAACCGATCAATGGAAAACAAGTGAATACGATGATTTCGGATCAGTATGAGATTTATCATGTAAAAGATATCGTTAGCCAAAACAAAACGGTTTATCATCATCATGATTTCTATGAGATCCATGCTACTTTAGAAGGAGAAGCCATTTTTTATTTAGATGGTCGTCAGTTTACGATACAACCAGGAAATGTTTTGTTGATCCATTCAAGAGATCTGCATCGGATCGTTCGTCAATCAACTGACGTATTCGAGCGTGTCTACATGTTTATCACCCCTGCATTCTTAGAGAGTCGTTCCACCAAGTGGTCCAATCTATCCGCCTGTTTTTGGCCGATCGGTGAACGCCGAAGCCGGATATTACATATTGAACCACAAGTACTAAAAGAAAAACTTTCTTTTATCGACCAAACGTTGGATCGAAAAGATTATGGTGCAGATATTCGTTATGAACAAGCGCTAGTCGAATATTTGATTTTTCTCAACCGTATGGTACAGATCGAAGAACATATTTCGGAAGAAAATTTCACTGTACCGAATGAACGGTTAGAAAAAATGATTCAATTTGTCGCAAAGAATTTGAGTGAACCGCTCTCCCTCAAACAAATGGAAAAAGAATTTTTCATCAGTAAATATCACGTGACTCGCGAATTCAAAAAACATACTGGTTTTACCTTTCATCAATACGTGATGAAGAAAAAACTACTTTATTCAAAACAACTATTAAGAGAGTACGGCAGCTCAAGTTCCGTGTATAGTAAATGTGGTTTCGCCTCCTATCCTCATTATTTACGCGCATTCAAAACCGAATTTGGCGTAACTCCCAAAGAATTTTTGAAAAAAGATCTGGCAGGAGAGTTTGTTCATTATACGCATTATGAAGAAGAAAACAAAGATCCCTTTTAA
- a CDS encoding IclR family transcriptional regulator, giving the protein MENKKPYGTVLIKASHILDYLAEHPDASLQEIAKGIDMTSSTTLKILDTLSLIGYVNKNQEKNYRLGGKLVRYANKNIDQIDLVERTLPFLEKLQQTIDETIHLGILDNNEILYVNKLDPKNQTIRMSSKIGITRPLYSSAMGKAVLAHFTEEQYQQYIEKCPLIPFTEYTITNPLKLKKEIQQVKQTKIAFDDEEVEKDIFCIGTSLIHENQVVGAFSVSMPKYRLSEESKAQIIQTILQTKEEIEKTFEKN; this is encoded by the coding sequence ATGGAAAATAAAAAACCTTATGGAACCGTTCTAATCAAAGCTTCACATATTTTAGATTATTTAGCAGAGCATCCAGATGCTTCATTACAAGAAATTGCGAAAGGTATCGACATGACGTCGTCTACTACATTAAAAATTTTAGATACGTTATCCTTGATTGGTTATGTAAATAAAAATCAAGAAAAAAATTATCGTTTAGGCGGAAAACTGGTCCGATATGCAAACAAAAATATCGATCAAATCGATCTAGTTGAACGCACTTTGCCATTTTTGGAAAAACTACAACAAACAATTGACGAAACTATTCATCTAGGTATTTTAGACAACAACGAGATTCTCTATGTCAATAAGTTGGACCCTAAAAATCAAACGATCCGTATGTCTTCAAAAATCGGTATCACGAGACCTTTATATAGTTCAGCAATGGGGAAAGCCGTCTTGGCGCATTTTACGGAAGAGCAATATCAACAGTATATTGAAAAATGTCCTCTGATCCCATTCACTGAATATACGATTACCAATCCGTTAAAACTAAAAAAAGAGATCCAGCAAGTCAAACAAACAAAAATCGCCTTCGATGATGAAGAAGTCGAAAAAGATATTTTTTGCATCGGTACCTCTTTAATTCATGAGAACCAAGTGGTTGGAGCGTTTAGTGTCAGTATGCCGAAATACCGATTAAGTGAAGAAAGCAAAGCTCAAATCATTCAAACGATCCTGCAAACGAAAGAAGAAATCGAAAAAACTTTTGAAAAAAACTAA
- a CDS encoding bifunctional 4-hydroxy-2-oxoglutarate aldolase/2-dehydro-3-deoxy-phosphogluconate aldolase, which produces MKKMDILSRLKQAGVIAVVRGATNEEALNACHAIIKGGLTGIELTFTVPQADRVIKELVETYKDQQDVVIGAGTVLDAITARLAILAGAEYIVSPCFDQETAELCNLYQIPYLPGCMTIDEIKTALKSGVDIVKLFPGSAFGPSIISAFKAPMPHVNIMPTGGVSLENMQEWFEAGVITVGVGGNLLAPAAHGDFEEVTKVAQQYAAKMKEITR; this is translated from the coding sequence ATGAAAAAAATGGATATCTTATCTCGTTTGAAACAAGCGGGAGTTATTGCAGTCGTACGAGGAGCAACAAATGAAGAAGCGCTGAATGCTTGTCACGCGATTATCAAAGGCGGACTAACTGGCATTGAGTTGACCTTCACCGTGCCACAAGCAGATCGGGTAATTAAAGAACTAGTAGAAACATACAAAGACCAACAGGATGTGGTGATCGGTGCAGGGACAGTGTTGGATGCTATTACTGCGCGTTTAGCGATTTTAGCAGGTGCTGAGTATATCGTCAGCCCCTGTTTTGATCAGGAAACCGCAGAACTATGCAATTTATACCAAATCCCTTATTTACCAGGATGTATGACGATCGATGAAATCAAAACAGCGCTAAAAAGTGGCGTAGACATCGTCAAACTATTTCCTGGAAGTGCTTTCGGTCCAAGTATCATCTCTGCATTCAAAGCGCCGATGCCCCATGTCAATATCATGCCTACTGGTGGGGTCAGTTTAGAAAACATGCAAGAATGGTTTGAGGCAGGCGTGATCACTGTTGGTGTTGGTGGGAACTTGTTGGCTCCAGCAGCTCATGGAGATTTTGAGGAAGTGACAAAAGTCGCACAACAATATGCGGCAAAAATGAAAGAAATTACGAGGTAA
- a CDS encoding sugar kinase, giving the protein MGRVVTLGEIMLRLSTEQGQRLQDSDHFCAHYGGGEANVAISLANYGHTVSFMSKVPEHSLGLAVEKHLRSYGVDTSLLLKGGPRLGTYYMETGIGERAASVIYDRAGSSFAVMGCLEWSLEDCFKGVDLFHVSGITPALSEKWRGLTKELMEAAKQAGCQISFDINYRGKLWTQQEAGKALEQLLPLVDICSAGEMDALYLLGIAKAPETTVNPLIYYYEKMQERFPNIQTFYSTKRTVHSASENDLQGTLWMKDSYFESPLHQVTSIVDRVGGGDAFAGGLLHGILEEMQPQAIIDFATAASALKHTIHGDCNQFNQAEVASFIASGSGKIIR; this is encoded by the coding sequence ATGGGAAGAGTCGTGACACTCGGAGAGATCATGCTACGCTTGTCGACAGAACAGGGACAACGGTTACAAGACAGTGATCATTTTTGCGCGCATTATGGCGGTGGGGAAGCGAATGTCGCGATCTCATTAGCAAATTATGGACATACGGTTTCGTTCATGTCAAAAGTCCCAGAACATTCCCTGGGTCTGGCAGTCGAAAAACACTTACGAAGCTATGGGGTAGATACTAGTCTACTGCTGAAAGGCGGCCCTCGGCTTGGCACATATTATATGGAAACAGGGATCGGTGAACGTGCGGCTTCAGTCATTTATGATCGTGCCGGTTCCAGTTTCGCGGTGATGGGTTGCTTGGAATGGTCATTGGAGGACTGTTTCAAGGGAGTTGATCTATTCCATGTTTCAGGAATCACACCGGCATTATCAGAAAAGTGGCGAGGGTTGACAAAAGAACTCATGGAAGCAGCCAAACAAGCAGGCTGTCAAATCAGTTTTGATATCAATTATCGGGGCAAGTTGTGGACACAACAAGAAGCGGGTAAAGCGTTAGAACAATTATTACCACTCGTGGATATTTGTTCAGCCGGTGAGATGGATGCGCTTTATTTGTTAGGGATAGCAAAAGCACCTGAAACGACAGTAAATCCACTTATTTATTATTACGAAAAAATGCAAGAAAGATTTCCCAACATCCAAACGTTTTACTCAACCAAACGTACGGTGCATTCAGCGAGTGAAAATGATCTACAAGGTACTTTGTGGATGAAGGATAGCTATTTCGAATCGCCCCTTCATCAAGTCACTTCGATCGTTGATCGTGTGGGTGGAGGAGATGCGTTTGCTGGGGGATTGCTTCATGGAATTTTAGAAGAGATGCAACCACAAGCAATTATTGATTTTGCGACAGCAGCCTCTGCGTTGAAACACACGATCCATGGAGATTGCAACCAATTCAATCAAGCAGAAGTTGCTAGTTTTATCGCTAGCGGTTCTGGAAAAATCATTCGATAA
- the kduI gene encoding 5-dehydro-4-deoxy-D-glucuronate isomerase, translating into MQEMETRYTHSPEDIRHYSTEQLRNEFLVEKVFVPGKISLTYTHNDRMIFGGVTPTTSPLEIKLDKELGVTYFLERRELGVINIGGPGFIEIDGEKEEMKKQDGYYIGKETEHVVFSSVDPENPAKFYISSVPAHHKYPNVKISIDQVKPMETGEGVTLNERKIYQYIHPNVCESCQLQMGYTILEPGSSWNTMPCHTHERRMEAYVYFDYANEDTRVFHMMGKPDETKHLVVDNEQAVISPSWSIHSGVGTSNYSFIWAMCGENITYTDMDMVSMDQLK; encoded by the coding sequence ATGCAAGAAATGGAAACACGTTATACACATAGCCCAGAGGATATCCGTCATTATTCAACAGAACAATTGAGAAATGAATTTTTGGTAGAGAAAGTATTTGTTCCAGGGAAAATCAGTCTTACTTATACGCACAATGATCGTATGATCTTCGGCGGTGTAACACCAACAACTAGTCCATTAGAAATCAAACTAGATAAAGAACTAGGTGTTACTTATTTCTTAGAACGTCGCGAGCTTGGTGTGATCAACATCGGCGGACCTGGATTCATTGAAATCGACGGTGAAAAAGAAGAAATGAAGAAACAAGATGGGTATTACATCGGTAAAGAAACGGAGCATGTAGTCTTCTCCTCTGTAGATCCAGAGAATCCTGCAAAATTTTACATCAGTTCTGTGCCAGCACATCACAAATATCCAAATGTAAAAATCAGCATCGATCAAGTGAAACCCATGGAAACAGGCGAAGGCGTCACATTGAATGAGCGTAAAATCTACCAATATATCCATCCAAACGTCTGTGAAAGCTGTCAATTACAGATGGGTTATACCATTTTAGAACCGGGTAGTTCATGGAACACGATGCCTTGCCATACGCATGAACGTCGCATGGAAGCGTATGTTTACTTTGATTATGCAAATGAAGATACACGTGTGTTCCATATGATGGGTAAACCAGATGAAACCAAACATTTAGTCGTAGATAATGAACAAGCCGTGATTTCACCAAGCTGGTCGATCCACTCAGGTGTTGGCACAAGCAATTATTCGTTTATCTGGGCAATGTGTGGGGAAAATATCACCTATACAGATATGGATATGGTATCAATGGATCAATTGAAATAG
- a CDS encoding gluconate 5-dehydrogenase — protein sequence MSFNMDMFRLDNKVALITGAVYGIGFEIARSLAEAGATIVFNNLTQESVDEGIANYKEIGIEAKGYVCDVTDESAVQAMVQQIKAEVGPIDILVNNAGIIKRTPMIEMDAADFRQVIDVDLNAPFIMSKAVIPDMIEKGGGKIINICSMMSELGRETVSAYAAAKGGLKMLTKNIASEYGQYNIQCNGIGPGYIATPQTAPLRETQENGERHPFDQFIVGRTPAARWGDPIDLAGPSVFLASRASDFVNGHILYVDGGILAYIGKQP from the coding sequence ATGTCATTCAATATGGATATGTTTCGTTTAGACAATAAAGTCGCTTTAATCACCGGTGCGGTATACGGAATCGGTTTTGAGATCGCTCGCTCATTAGCAGAAGCTGGAGCGACGATCGTCTTCAATAATTTAACTCAGGAATCAGTAGATGAAGGGATTGCCAACTACAAAGAAATTGGCATCGAAGCAAAAGGCTATGTTTGTGATGTGACGGATGAGTCAGCAGTACAAGCAATGGTCCAGCAAATCAAAGCAGAAGTTGGTCCAATCGATATTTTGGTCAACAATGCAGGTATCATCAAACGTACACCAATGATCGAAATGGATGCGGCGGATTTCCGTCAAGTCATCGACGTAGACTTGAACGCACCATTTATCATGTCGAAAGCAGTCATCCCAGATATGATTGAAAAAGGTGGCGGGAAAATCATCAATATTTGTTCAATGATGAGTGAACTTGGCCGTGAGACAGTAAGTGCTTATGCTGCTGCTAAAGGCGGATTAAAAATGTTGACGAAAAACATTGCTTCAGAATATGGTCAGTACAACATTCAATGTAATGGGATCGGACCTGGCTATATCGCGACGCCGCAAACAGCGCCATTAAGAGAAACACAAGAAAACGGGGAGCGTCATCCATTTGACCAATTTATCGTTGGGCGTACACCAGCTGCACGTTGGGGCGACCCAATCGACTTAGCTGGCCCATCTGTCTTCCTAGCATCACGTGCCTCTGATTTTGTTAACGGACATATCTTGTATGTAGATGGCGGTATCTTAGCTTATATCGGAAAACAACCATAA
- the fni gene encoding type 2 isopentenyl-diphosphate Delta-isomerase — protein sequence MNRKDEHVSLAKAFHNKQINEFDFVRLVHRPLPQSKVDDVSLKTEVAGFTLSSPFYINAMTGGSEKTKKINHDLAQIAKSAGLMIATGSVSAALKDPSLEDSYTVMRDVYPEGKILANVGAGTSVARAQEAVELFQADALQIHLNAPQELVMPEGDRDFSQWKELISEIQQTLDVPVIVKEVGFGMTRETIIELSELGIKTIDVSGRSGTSFTQIENARRKKRELAYLTDWGQSTVSSLLEANEANTHAEIIASGGIRNAYDIFKALCLGANAVGISGTILTHYMTHGIEETIALMAQWQEELRMLYAMVGATKTSDLTKQSLILSGPVKEWCEARDIPLSKYGRRK from the coding sequence ATGAATCGAAAAGATGAACATGTATCATTAGCTAAAGCATTTCACAACAAACAGATAAATGAATTTGACTTCGTTCGACTTGTTCATCGTCCACTTCCACAAAGCAAGGTTGATGACGTGTCTTTGAAAACAGAAGTTGCAGGTTTTACTCTTTCTAGTCCTTTCTATATCAATGCCATGACTGGCGGTAGCGAAAAAACAAAAAAGATCAATCATGACCTTGCACAGATTGCTAAAAGTGCTGGGTTGATGATTGCTACCGGTTCTGTCAGCGCCGCCTTGAAAGATCCTTCCTTGGAAGATTCTTATACGGTGATGCGAGATGTCTATCCTGAAGGGAAGATTTTAGCGAATGTCGGTGCTGGTACTTCTGTCGCACGTGCCCAAGAAGCTGTAGAACTCTTCCAAGCGGATGCGTTACAGATCCATTTAAATGCACCACAAGAATTAGTCATGCCTGAAGGGGATCGCGATTTTTCGCAGTGGAAAGAACTGATCTCAGAAATCCAACAAACTCTTGATGTGCCAGTGATCGTAAAAGAAGTGGGCTTTGGGATGACGAGGGAAACCATCATTGAACTGTCTGAACTAGGTATCAAGACGATTGACGTCAGTGGACGTAGCGGAACGAGCTTCACGCAAATCGAAAACGCTCGACGTAAAAAGCGTGAATTGGCTTATTTGACGGATTGGGGACAGTCTACTGTGTCCTCCTTACTTGAAGCAAACGAAGCGAATACACATGCCGAAATCATTGCTTCGGGTGGCATACGAAATGCTTATGATATCTTTAAAGCATTGTGTCTTGGTGCGAACGCTGTAGGGATTTCCGGAACGATCTTGACGCACTACATGACACACGGGATCGAGGAGACGATTGCTCTTATGGCACAGTGGCAAGAAGAACTACGAATGCTCTATGCCATGGTCGGTGCAACAAAAACAAGTGATTTAACAAAACAATCCTTGATTTTGTCTGGCCCTGTCAAAGAATGGTGTGAAGCCAGAGACATCCCATTATCAAAATATGGTCGACGCAAATAA
- a CDS encoding phosphomevalonate kinase: MVEVSAPGKLYIAGEYAVVETGHPAIIVAVDQFVTVTVEAARKVGSIQSAQYSEMPVRWTRRKGELVLDIRENPFHYILAAIRLTEKYAQEKNILLSFYDLKVTSELDSSNGRKYGLGSSGAVAVATVRALNQFYALNLSQFEIFKIAALANLAVQDNGSCGDIAASCYGGWIAFSTFDHQWLKEQESSKTISELLALDWPGLSIESLHTPEDLRLLIGWTGSPASTSDLVDQVHRSREDKMAAYQQFLEDSTLCVNTMIQGFKENDVALIQEMIRKNRELLRDLSAITGVLIETPALNKLCCLAEQFEGAAKSSGAGGGDCGIVIVDQKSGILPLMSAWEEAEITPLPLHVYHQQKEDKL, from the coding sequence ATGGTTGAAGTATCTGCACCTGGAAAACTTTATATCGCTGGAGAATACGCAGTTGTCGAAACGGGGCATCCTGCAATCATCGTGGCAGTCGATCAATTCGTCACAGTAACAGTGGAAGCTGCTCGGAAAGTAGGAAGTATCCAATCTGCACAATATAGCGAGATGCCTGTGCGTTGGACAAGACGAAAAGGCGAACTTGTTCTAGATATCCGTGAAAACCCGTTCCATTATATCCTTGCTGCTATACGTTTAACTGAGAAATATGCACAGGAAAAAAACATTCTTCTTTCATTTTATGATTTGAAGGTAACCAGTGAATTAGATAGCTCAAACGGCAGAAAGTATGGACTAGGTTCTAGTGGCGCAGTAGCGGTAGCGACGGTTCGAGCATTGAACCAATTTTACGCACTGAATTTATCTCAGTTTGAGATTTTTAAAATTGCAGCCTTAGCTAATCTAGCTGTCCAAGACAATGGTTCTTGTGGCGATATTGCGGCTAGCTGTTATGGTGGTTGGATCGCCTTCTCCACTTTTGACCACCAATGGCTCAAAGAACAAGAATCAAGTAAAACGATCAGTGAATTATTAGCGCTTGATTGGCCTGGTTTATCTATTGAATCCTTACACACTCCGGAAGATCTCCGTTTATTGATTGGTTGGACCGGTAGTCCTGCCTCTACTTCCGACTTAGTGGACCAAGTACATCGCTCTCGTGAAGATAAAATGGCGGCGTATCAACAATTCCTTGAAGATAGTACGCTTTGCGTCAACACGATGATCCAAGGTTTTAAAGAAAACGATGTTGCTTTGATCCAAGAAATGATTCGTAAAAATCGTGAATTATTGCGTGATCTGTCTGCCATCACTGGTGTGTTGATCGAAACACCAGCATTAAATAAACTGTGTTGTTTAGCTGAACAATTTGAAGGTGCGGCGAAATCTTCTGGCGCTGGCGGTGGGGATTGTGGCATCGTGATCGTGGACCAAAAATCAGGTATCCTTCCATTGATGAGTGCTTGGGAAGAAGCTGAGATCACCCCGCTTCCATTACATGTCTACCATCAACAGAAAGAGGACAAGTTATGA
- the mvaD gene encoding diphosphomevalonate decarboxylase gives MLSGKARAYTNIALIKYWGKENEELILPMNNSLSLTLDAFYTETEVIFSDSFTDDLFYLDHELQTEAATKKISRFLDLVRIQANTNKRAKVISHNFVPTAAGLASSASGLAALAGACNEALGLELDKQALSRLARRGSGSACRSIFGGFVEWEKGHDDQTSYAQQIPSNGFEDELAMVFVLINDQQKDVSSRDGMRRTVETSHFYQGWLDSVETDLMELKQAIAEKSFQTVGEVMERNGLKMHGTTLAANPPFTYWSPDSLKAMQAVRELRASGIPCYFTMDAGPNVKVLVEKKNQTAVQAKFIELFSRQQVILAHAGQGITIIE, from the coding sequence ATGCTTAGTGGTAAAGCCCGTGCTTATACAAATATCGCCTTGATCAAATATTGGGGCAAGGAAAACGAAGAATTGATTCTTCCGATGAACAACAGTTTATCTCTCACTCTCGATGCCTTTTATACAGAAACCGAAGTGATTTTTTCAGATTCGTTCACAGACGATCTGTTCTATTTAGATCATGAATTACAAACAGAAGCAGCAACAAAAAAAATCAGTCGCTTCCTTGATCTTGTACGCATACAAGCGAATACAAACAAACGCGCAAAAGTGATCAGCCATAACTTTGTTCCAACAGCCGCAGGTTTAGCTTCTTCTGCAAGCGGTCTAGCTGCGTTAGCTGGCGCCTGTAATGAAGCCCTAGGACTAGAATTGGATAAACAAGCCCTGTCCAGACTCGCTCGTCGGGGTTCTGGTTCGGCTTGTCGTAGTATTTTTGGTGGCTTCGTGGAATGGGAAAAAGGGCATGATGACCAAACTTCATATGCGCAACAAATCCCTTCTAATGGATTTGAAGACGAACTCGCCATGGTATTTGTATTGATCAATGATCAACAAAAAGATGTATCTAGTCGTGATGGGATGCGTCGAACAGTGGAAACTTCGCATTTTTATCAAGGGTGGCTTGATTCAGTCGAAACAGATCTAATGGAGCTGAAACAAGCAATCGCTGAAAAGTCGTTCCAAACAGTGGGCGAAGTCATGGAGCGAAACGGGTTAAAAATGCACGGCACCACGTTAGCGGCTAATCCACCCTTCACCTACTGGTCTCCAGATAGTCTGAAGGCGATGCAAGCAGTTCGTGAACTACGTGCTTCAGGCATTCCTTGCTATTTCACGATGGATGCAGGTCCAAACGTCAAAGTATTAGTTGAAAAGAAAAATCAAACGGCTGTTCAAGCAAAATTCATTGAATTATTTAGCCGTCAACAAGTGATTCTTGCTCATGCTGGGCAAGGAATCACGATTATTGAATAA